A genomic region of Streptomyces rimosus contains the following coding sequences:
- a CDS encoding SLC13 family permease codes for MSTTVAEILSLLLLVCVLVFAVRRPGGAPEAVVAVPAAGLLVVAGAVSPSAAWQQVHTLLPVVGFLAAVLVLAHLCAREGLFEAAGAALARRCAGRPRLLLAGVFVLAAAVTAVLSLDATVVLLTPVIVATAAHARARARPHLYACAHLANSASLLLPVSNLTNLLALGAAGLSFTRFAALMALPWVVAVVFEYVVFRRFFGAELREDAGDGAPRTGTAGDGDTPDPPPLPVFALVVLSLTLAGFVVTSFAGLNPAWAALAGVLVLGIRALARRETTVTGVVGAAKPFFCLFVLALGIVVQAVVDNGLGDAVDRLLPAGSSLPALLGVAAFAALLANVINNLPAVLALLPVAAHGGAGPVLAVLIGVNLGPNLTYVGSLATLLWRRTLQDRGNAPDVGTFTRLGLLTVPAGLVLSTLALWGALQVIGA; via the coding sequence GTGAGCACCACCGTCGCCGAGATCCTGTCCCTCCTGCTGCTGGTCTGCGTCCTGGTCTTCGCCGTACGGAGGCCGGGCGGCGCCCCCGAGGCCGTCGTGGCCGTACCGGCTGCGGGCCTGCTCGTGGTGGCCGGTGCCGTGTCGCCGTCCGCCGCCTGGCAGCAGGTGCACACGCTGCTGCCGGTCGTCGGCTTCCTGGCCGCCGTACTGGTGCTGGCGCATCTGTGCGCGCGCGAAGGGCTCTTCGAGGCGGCCGGGGCGGCCCTGGCGCGGCGCTGCGCGGGGCGCCCGCGGCTGCTGCTGGCCGGTGTCTTCGTGCTCGCCGCCGCGGTCACCGCGGTGCTCAGCCTGGACGCGACGGTGGTGCTGCTCACGCCGGTGATCGTGGCCACCGCCGCGCACGCCCGCGCCCGCGCCCGGCCCCACCTGTACGCCTGCGCCCATCTGGCGAACTCCGCCTCGCTGCTGCTGCCCGTCTCCAACCTCACCAACCTGCTGGCGCTCGGCGCCGCCGGACTGTCCTTCACGCGCTTCGCCGCCCTGATGGCGCTGCCGTGGGTGGTGGCGGTGGTCTTCGAGTACGTGGTGTTCCGGCGGTTCTTCGGGGCGGAGCTGCGGGAGGACGCCGGGGACGGAGCGCCGCGGACGGGTACGGCCGGCGACGGGGACACCCCGGACCCTCCGCCGCTGCCCGTCTTCGCGCTCGTGGTCCTCTCGCTCACGCTCGCCGGATTCGTGGTCACCTCGTTCGCCGGGCTGAACCCGGCCTGGGCGGCGCTGGCCGGCGTACTGGTCCTCGGGATACGCGCGCTCGCGCGCCGGGAGACCACCGTGACCGGCGTCGTGGGCGCGGCCAAACCGTTCTTCTGCCTCTTCGTGCTGGCCCTGGGCATCGTGGTGCAGGCGGTCGTGGACAACGGCCTGGGCGACGCCGTCGACCGGCTGCTGCCCGCGGGCTCCTCGCTGCCCGCGCTCCTCGGTGTGGCCGCGTTCGCCGCGCTGCTCGCCAACGTCATCAACAACCTGCCCGCGGTACTGGCCCTGCTGCCGGTCGCGGCGCACGGCGGCGCCGGCCCCGTGCTCGCGGTGCTGATCGGCGTGAACCTCGGCCCGAACCTGACATACGTCGGCTCGCTGGCCACGCTCCTGTGGCGGCGCACCCTCCAGGACCGCGGCAACGCCCCGGACGTGGGCACCTTCACCCGGCTCGGCCTGCTGACCGTACCGGCGGGGCTGGTCCTGTCGACGCTGGCGCTGTGGGGGGCTTTGCAGGTCATCGGCGCCTAG